CCCGTCATCGCCAGCGTCAGCACGAGGTTGGAGCGTCCGTACGACACGAATGGCAAAGTCAGTCCGGTGTTCGGCAACAGGCCAATCACCACACCCAGATGAATGAAGGCGGTGAACACCGTGACGAAGGTGATGCCGATGGCAAGCAGCGCCGTGAACGGACTTCGCGCCTGCCTCGCGATGCGGAATCCGAGCCAGCCGTAGAGCGCGAAGGCGAGGGTGAGCGCACCGAGTCCGAGGAATCCGAACTCTTCACCCACGATGGAGCCGATGAAATCGTTGTAGGCGAGCGGCAACCAGCCGCGCTGCTGATTGCCCTGACTGAAGCCGACGCCCGCAATGCCGCCGGACCCCACCGCAACGAACGACTGGTACTGTTGATCGGCCGTGGCTGATCGCGTGGTCGACTCCTGCTCCTTGGACAGAAAGCTTTCCACGCGCTTCCGCACGTACGAGCTCTGCGACGCCTGAAATCCGATCAGGAGCAGGCCCACCGCACCGAACAACAGAAAGTGCGAGACGCGCGCGCCGCCCACGAACAGCAGCACCGCCATGATGAGACAGAACATCATAGCTACCGAAATATCCGGCTCGAGAATCGCCAACAGACTGAGGGCGCCGATCACCACCGCGAAGGGCATGAGCCCTTTGCCCAACTGCTTCACGGCAGCGCCTTTCTTGACGAGCAGCATCGGCGTCCACACCAGCACGGCGAACTTCGCCAACTCCGACGGCTGTATCGAGCCGTTGAAGAGATAGCGCCGCGAGCCGTACATGCTCTTGGAGATCGCCTCCGTGCCGGGCAGGATCACGATCAGCATCAGCACGAGACTGATCCCCATGATATGCCACGCATAGCGTCGCCAGACTTCGGCGTCGACCTTGGCGCAGACCGCGAAGATCACCACGCCCACGACCACGCCGGTGAACTGGCGCAGCACAAAGAAGTGTCCAGGACTGTTCGCCGAGATCGCCTGCAAGGCGCTGGCACTGTACAGCACCGCCAACCCGAACGACACCAGCACCGCCGTCACCAGCAGCAGTGCGCGCGCTTCGAGCGACATGCGCCACCGTTCACGGGTGCCCGTGAGATTGCCGGTCATATTGCCGGTCATGGTTCCGCTCATCACGCCACGCTCGCGATCACTCACGCGATGACATCCGCGAGTCGCGCGAACTCGCGTCCGCGCTCCTCATAATTGTTGAACATGTCGTAGCTGGAACAGGCGGGCGACAACAACACCACGTCGCCGGCCACCGCCATGGCACGGGCCCGATGCATGACCTGCTCGAAACTGTCCGCGCCGCAGTGTTCTACCATGACACGTCCGTGCAACGGGGCTTCGAGATCGCCCGAGATCAGCGCGCCGGCCTCACCGTACGCGAGCACGGCCTTGGCGGTGCGCAGCAGCTCGGGCACCAGCGCCGTATAGGACTCACCCTTGTGACGGCCGCCCAGCAGCACGATGGTGGGACGCGACATGCTGGCCAGTGCGACCTTGGTGGAGTCGATGTTGGTGGCCTTGGAGTCGTTGAGCCACAGGATGCCATTGCGATCGACCACCGGCTCGAGCCGATGCGGCAGCGCGCCAAAGGTCCCGATCGCTTTCGCCAACTTCGCCCGCGCCAAGGGAGTGCGGTGCAAAGGATCAGCCGCCATGACCGCCAGCAGCGCGGCGAGCGCGTTGGCGACGTTGTGATCGCCGACCAAGGCGAACGTGCCGCGTGCGACCAGCGGCTCGCCAAAAAGGTGCAGCATGCCCGACCCGCGATGGTAATAGCCGTCCACGTCGGTGCGATGCACGGAGAAGCGGTGCCAATGCCCCGGAATACCAGCCACCAACGCGTCGACATCGGCGCTGTCGGCGGTGGTTACCCACTGCGACGGCAGTTCGGCATTCGCAAAGAGCCGCTTCTTGTCGGCGTAGTACTCGTCCACACTGGCATAGCGATCGAGATGATCGGGGCTGAGCGTGGTGAGCACGCCGACATTGGGCATGATGCCCGGTGTGTCGTGCAACTGGAACGACGACAGTTCGAGCGCCGCCCACGCGGGCGGCGCGATCATGAGCGCCAGCTCCGACACGGGCGTACCGATGTTGCCGACATCGGCCACGTCATGCCCCAGAGCGCGCAGCAGATGTCCGATCAGCGCCGTCGTGGTCGTCTTGCCGTTGGTGCCGGTCACCGCGATGTAGCGCAGCGCCGGCTGCAATCGCAGGGCGACTTCGACTTCGCTCACCACGGGTACACCGGCACTGAGGGCGGCGCGGATCGGCGGCGCCGTCGGCGGGATGCCGGGGCTGACCACCAGCACCGAGCAGTGTGCGATGCGCTGCACGTTGTGCACGCCCACATCAACGCTGGCGCCTTCGCGTTCGAGCATGGCGCCCGCACTGCGTACGGCGTCGGACTTGGAGGCATCGGAGGCGTACACTGAGCAGCCGGCGGCGCGCAGCAGACGCACGGCGGCGATCCCACTGCGGGCGAGGCCGACCACGGCGAACTCGCCGCGCCGTTCGGCAAGACGTCGCGCGACAAGCGAGGCGAGCTCCTGCGGCGGCCGTGCGTCACCCATGGTTTCGCTCCGTCAACGCAATTTGAGCGTGCTGAGCGCGAGGATCGCGCACAAGATACCGATGATCCAGAACCGAATGACGACCTGCGTCTCCGGCCAGCCCGACAGTTCGAAATGATGGTGCAGCGGGGCGCGTTTGAACACGCGATGCTGCTGCGCGTACTCCAACCCGAATCGCTTCTTCCGGTACTTGAAGACGGTGCGCTGCAGGATGACCGATACGGTCTCCGCCACGAAGACCGCGCCCACGATCAGTAGCAGGAACTCACTCTTCAGCAGAATTGCGATCGAACCCAGTGCGCCACCAAGCGCCAACGAGCCCGTGTCGCCCATGAACACCTGCGCCGGATGCGCGTTGTACCAGAGGAATCCGATGCAGGCACCGACCACCGACGCGCAGAACACGGTGAGCTCGCCGGCGCCGCGCATGTAGAAGATCTGCAGATACGCGCTGGTGTCCACGCGACCGGCCACATACGCGAACAGGCCGAGCGTGAGCACCGCGATCGCCATGAGTCCGGCGGCGAGTCCGTCGAGGCCGTCGGTGAGATTCACCGCGTTGCTGAAGCCGGTGAGAATGAACGTGACCCAGGGGATGTACATCCACGCGGCCCACGCGACCGCCGGTACGACCAGGATGTACTTGAAGAACGGCAGGGTGGTGCTGGCACCCGGCAACGTGGAAATCGGGAAGAGCAGCAGAATGAGTCCGAGCCCGAGTCCGCACGTGACCTGCCCGGCGAGCTTGTACCGCTCGACGAGGCCTTCGTTCTTCTTCCCTTCCCGCTTCTGCCTGAGCTTGAGGTAGTCGTCGAGAAAACCGATCATCCCCATCCACGCCGTGACGGCCATGGCCAGCAAGACGTAGCGATTGCTGAGGCGCGCCCAGAGCAGTACGGGCACGAACGTCGCCGCCAGAATGATGAGGCCGCCCATGGTCGGCGTGGTGCCCTTGCCCGCATGCGAGTCGGGTGTGCCCTCTCGGACCACCTGATGCACCGCCATGGCCCGGAGCCGGCGAATGATGACGGGACCGAACACGAACGTGAGCAGCAGCGCCGACACGAACGCGGCGGCCGATCGAAACGTGATGTAATTGAGCAGATTGAACACGCGGACATCGTGCGCAAACGGCTGGAGCAGATAGTAGAGCACTAGGCAGTCGCCCAGGAGGAAAGCGTGGGAACCAGCCGCTCGAGGCGCATCCCGCGGGAGCCCTTGAGCAGCACGATGGCATTGCGTTCGAGTCGCGGCGCGATCAGCGACCACAGCGCGTCGAAGTCCGGCGTAGCGAGCACACGAGGATCAGCTGGCGCGAGGTCATGAAACGCCGCCGCGAAGTCACCGACGCCGACGATCAGATCGGCCCCAGACGCCAGCGCCGCACGCGCCACCTCACGATGCTGTTGCGCCGACTGGGCGCCCAGCTCACGCATGGTCCCAAGAATCGCGACCCGCTGTTGTCCGGAACCTACGCGACCGAGCAGATCGAGCGCAGCGCGCATCGACGCGGGATTGGCGTTGTAGGCGTCGTTGATAAGGACGAGTTCGCCGAGCTGCTCCCACGCGCCGCGCATGCTGGGCACCGGCATCTCGGCCATCCCTGCTGCCGCGTCGACCAACGGGACACCGCACGCTCCGGCCGCGGCGATTGCCAGCATCGCGTTGGCCGCCTGATGCGCGCCACGCAGCGGTAGCGTGAAATGCACGCCCTCCACGTCGAGCCACGGACGCCCCTCGTCGTCGAGCCCCCACGCCGTGGGCGTGATCGACGCGTGCTCGAGGCCCGCCGACAGCACCGCCGTAGCGCGCGACTTGGCGATATCTGCCACTTCAGGGTGCGCCGACGGCACGATGGCGAGCGTCACGCGATGAAAGATCTCACTCTCTTCGCGCAGCACGCCGGCCAGATCGCCAAGCCCTTCGAGATGCTCTTCGCCAATCGACGTGAGCACCGCGATGTCGGGCTCGGTGATGGCGCGCAGCGTGGCGACTTCCCCCGGCGTGTTGGTACCCACTTCAACGATCGCGACTTCCGCATTGGAGGGAATCGCCAGCAGCGTGAGCGGCACGCCGATGAGATTGTTGAGATTGCCCTTGGTGGCGTGCACCACCAGCGTGCGCGAGAACGCCGCCTTGAGCAGCTCCTTCGTACTGGTCTTGCCGTTCGACCCAGCCACGGCGATCACACTGCGCCCCCAGGCGCGGCGCCAGGCGGTGGCGAGCTGTCCAAGCGCCACCAAGGTGTCCGACACCACGTACGTCGGTACGCCTAACCCGGCGGCCTTGCGGGCATCGCTCACGACGAACGCCGCCGCACCGGCATCACGCGCCGTCGACAGGAAATCGTGTGCATCGAAGCGCTCACCTTTGAGCGCCACGAAGACATCGCCGCGCGAGATCGCCCGTGTGTCGGTGGACACCCCGGCCAATGGACGGGGGATCCGCGGACCCGTACCGAGCGCATCGGCCACGCGCTCGAAGGTCCAGTACGGATGCGCGTGATCAGGCGCGACGGCGGCGATCGCGCTGAACGCGGTACCGGCGGTGGAGAAGGCGGTCACGCAGAATGGGGCGGACTGTTGGGAAGGACTGGCGGCGTCCCGGCCGTGAGCTCGGCCATGAGTTCGGTCACGATCTCTCGCTCATCGAACGGATACGACGTGGTGCCGCGAATCTGATACGTCTCGTGTCCCTTGCCGGCCAGCACGACGACATCGTGTGCGGTGGCCGCGCGCAGGGCATGCGCAATCGCGTCGCGCCGATCGACGATCCGCACATGATCACGCCGCGTCATACCGGCTTCGATATCGTCGAGAATGCGATCAGGATCTTCCGTTCGCGGATTGTCGCTGGTCACGATAGCGATGTCGGCGAGGTCTTCGGCAATGCGTCCCATCTCGGGGCGTTTGCCGCGGTCGCGGTCACCACCGCAGCCGAAGAGGACGATCAATCGGCTCGCCGACCCGTCGCTCTGCCGGGTGAAGGGACGCACCGCCCGCAGCGCGCGATCGAGCGCATCCGGCGTATGCGCGTAGTCACGCAGCACGGTCGGCGACGTGTGCAAGCGTTCGAGTCGTCCCGGTACCTGGGGCGCGAGGGACAGGCGTTGCGCCACGTCGGCAATCGGCATGCCCAATGCCAACGCCACGGCCGCCGCGCCCAGCGCGTTGGCGATGTTGAAGTCACCGATGAGGGGCAACGACACCGACTGCGCACCGTGGGGCGACACGAGCAGAAAGCGGCTACCGTCACTGGTGAATGTGACGTCGCGCGCCGAAATGTCGGCGCCGGATTCGGTGCCGAAGGTCCTCGACGTGGGCGCATTGGTAACGCCGCGCCAGGAGGGATCATCGGCATTGAACAAGGCCACACCATCGCGCGCGAGCAGTCCCACCAGCCGCAGCTTGGCGGCACGATATTCCTCCATCGTGCCGTGATAATCGAGATGATCGCGCGTGAGATTGGTAAACACAGCCGCGGCGAACGAGAGCCCGTCGACCCGTCGCTGATCGAGCGAGTGCGACGACACTTCCATCGTGACCGTGCGCACGCCGCGATCCACCAGTTCGCGCAACAGTCGCTGCAACTCCACGGGGCCTGGCGTGGTGAGCCCGCTGCCGCCGGGCATCGTGACGCCCTCGCTGCCGAGCAGCACGCCGAGAGTGCCGATGGAGGCTGCGGGACGTTCCGGTGAATCCAGCAAGTGTCGCAGCACACCCACGGTGGTCGTCTTGCCATTCGTGCCGGTGACGCCAACCAGCGTGAGTTCGCGCGCGGGCCAGCCGTGGAATGCGGCGGCGGCCACCGCGGCCGCGCGGCGCCCATCGCGCACGACGATGGCCGGAATCTCCGCCGCCGCGGCCGCTGCCGCGTCCTCGACGAGGGCAAGCGCCGCACCACTCGCTTTGGCCGCGCCAAGCCAGGCATGACCATCCTGCGCGGCACCCTTCACCGCGAGAAACGCCGATCCTGGCGTCACGCGGCGACTGTCATCAGTCACATCGACAACGACGGGCGGCAGTTCAGTAGCGGACGACACCAGCAAGCCGGCATCGCGCAGCGCGTCAAGCAACACGCTGACGTCAACGACGCGAGCGGTACTCGTCACTTGGCAGACTCCATGCGCGGCATCTCCAGTTGCACCGTGCTGCCCACGCGCAGCATGGTGCCAGCGGCGGGACGCGTGCGCACATCGGAGCCACGCGCGATGCTCACCTGAAACCCGGCCGCGTACAAGGTGCGCGTGGCCTGACGCACGTCGAGTCCGAAGACGGATGGCACCGGCCGGATCTCGCGCGGCTCGTCGTCGTTTCTCGCGGCCACCTTCTGCGCCGTGATGGGGAGCGCGACCACCACGCGCGCGGCGGCCGGAGCCGGCTCGGCCTTCGGTGGTGGCGGTGCCAACAGCGAGTCACGGCGCGCCGAATCGCGCGCAGCGAGGGCAAGCGCCTTCTCCGACTTGGGCTTCGCCACGGGTACCGGCATGGCCTTCGCGACTTCCGCCAACGCGTTACGATCCAGCGCCGAGTTCCGGGTCGCGAGCGCGGCCTGCAGGATGCCGTTCACAAGACTGCCCGACACGATGCCGCCGTAGTACGTGCCCTTCGGATCGATAATGCGCGCGACGAGCACGTACTGCGGTGCCTGCGCCGGAAACATGCCGGCGAAGGTCGCATTGTACTTCCCCTCGAGGTAGCGACCGTTCTCGCTACGCCGCGCCGTGCCCGATTTGCCGGCCACATCATAGGTGGCCAACTCGGCCGACGTCCCGGTGCCGCTATCGACGACCGAGGCCAACATGCCGCGCATCTCCCGGGCCGTCTTGGCGGTCAGCACGCGCCGCACCACGCGACGTTCGTGTTTGTAGATCGTGGCCCCCTGCGCGTCGTGCACTTCCTTCACCAGCGCCGGCTGCAACAGCTCGCCGCCATTGGCGATGGCGGCGTAGGCCAGCGCGATCTGCAGCGGTGTGGCCAAGACTTCGTAGCCGATCGACACGGCGGTCTGCGTGCTGCCACTCCAGCGCGCCGGCAACGGCAAGGAGCCCTTCGACTCGGCGGGATACGGCACACCCGTGAGAGAACCGAATCCGAAGTCGCGCATGGCCTCGAACTCTTCGCGCGGAGTAAGGCGCAGCGCCAGTTTTGCGGTACCGATATTACTGGAGAAGCGAATGACGTCGCGCACCGGCATCTGTGCAGCTTTATGTTCGTCAGTCAGCGCCCGCTTACGGCCGGGCAGCATCGCACTCCCGTTCTCCGTGTCGATGATCTCGTTCGGCGTCGCTTTTCCCATATCGAACAGCCTCGACACGAGAAACGGCTTCATCACGGACCCCGGTTCGTACGCCAACGCCATGGGTGTACTGGTACTCGCCGGCCTCCCGTCGCGCACTCCTGCGAGCGCGAGAATGGCACCGTCGCGCGGGTCGAGAATGACGACGTCACCGCCCGTGCCGCCCGTGCGTTGCAACGCCATGCGCAGCTCGCTCTCGGCAATCTCCTGCAACGCCTGATTCACCGTCAGCGTGACCGTGTGTCCGGGCAGGGCGTCGACGTTCGACAGCTCCGGCGATTCCACGTAGCCGGCCTTGGGATCCTTCACGAGCGCGCGACTGCCGTCTTGCCCGCGCAGGAGCAGATCGAGTTCGAGCTCGATGCCACCCACCGGTGCATCGTCGGCATCGACCGCGCCGAGCACGCCACGCAGGTTGTCGCTGGCCGAGTTGATCCGACGGCGGACGCGCTCCACGTGCACGCCGGGTAGTCCGACGAGGCGTTCCACGTCTGACGGCAGGTACAGCTTCGGAAGCGACACCCACTTCTGGTTCGTATCCAGCGCCTTGCGTATCTGCGCTTCGGGAACCGACAGCGCGCGCAAACCACTCCGCAGCACGGCCCGCGTTTTCAGGAGCGGATCGCCACGCTTTGCGTTCTTGCGACGCACGTCGCGGATTTCACGCGGCGCGATGTTGAGCTTCACCTGCTCACGCGATTCCACCAACACCGCTCCGGTGGCGTCGGTGATGGCGCCGCGCAGCGGCTTCACCGTTTGTTGATCGACGTGCTGCCGGTCGGCTACGCGCAGCCACGTATCGTGTTCCACGATCTGCAACTGAACGGCACGCGCCAAGATGGCGACGGCGAACAGCACCAGACTGGCGTGCACGATCATCGTACGCGCACGGCTGACCGTGGCCGGCGCGCCGGGATGGTCGGGCACGAGCCGGGGCTCGTCGGCCGCCTCGGTACGAATCGGTCCGAACATCATCGGCGCGTCATGAGCGTGACGCGGAATCGCTGGCGACGGTATCCGGCCGCTCCGGATCGGCGAGCATCGAATCAGAAAGCATCCGTGTCTGCGCGTCGGTGGCCACGTGCAGTCCGAGCCGACGTTCCGCCTCCGAGATGACGCGACTGCGGGCCATGGCGCTGCGGATATCACGGTCGAGCGTGGTCTTCTCAGAGAGCAGCGCCCGCTGCCGATTGGAGAGCCGACTCATTTCCCGCACTGTCGACGCGCCCACACCGCGCCGCCACACGACAATCGATGCCACCACCAAAAAAACGCCCAGCCCGATCGCGATCCAGGCGCGGCCCTTGAGCGGTCCGCGCGGGGATCGGCGAGTGCGCTTGGTGGAGGTGGTCGCCATCAGAGTGCGAGCTTCCAGGCGCGCAGGCGCGCGCTGCGGGCGCGCGGATTTCCTTCCACTTCTTCCTCGGTGGCGTTGATCGGGCGACGCGTCAGCGTTTCGCCGAGCGGCACGCCACGACAGGTGCAGATCATCTGCCGCGGTGGGCAGATGCAGGCCGTACTCCAGTCGCGGAAGGCATTCTTGACGAGGCGATCTTCGCCGGAGTGATAGCTGATGATCGCGAGCACGCCGCCGGGTGTCAGGCGGTCGCGCAGCATCGGCAGCGCGTGCTCGAGCCCCGACAATTCGTCGTTCACGGCGATACGGATTGCCTGAAAGATGCGTGCAAAGTCGGGCGCCCCGCTGCGCGGTCCAAGCACGGCGCGGATGGCATCCACCAGATCGTCGGCGGTCGCGAACGGGCGGCGCTCACGCCGTCGCACGATCTCACGTGCCATGCGGGCCGCGCGTGGTTCGTCGGCGTAGGCGCGCAGGAGCGCGGACAGATCCACCTCGTCGATGGTGTTCAGGAGCTCACCGGCATCCGTCTCGGCGTCGGTGCCCATACGCATGTCGAGCGGTGCCCCTTCGCGGAACGTAAAGCCGCGCGCGAGATCGTCGAATTGATGCGACGACACGCCGAGGTCGAGCAGAATGCCGTCGAAGCGCTCGTCGACCGACAGCCCGCCGGTGTCGAGCGCGGCATAGTTGGTGAGCAAGGCCCGGAACTGACCGGAGCCTTCAAAATCGGCCAGTCGCTCGCGCGCGGCCGCGAGCGCCCGCGGATCGCGATCGACGCCGGTGACACGCATACCGCGTTCGAGAAGGGCGGCGGTGTGCCCACCACCGCCCAAAGTGCAATCGAGGACGGTCGAGGCGCCGGCAAGCAGCGCTTCGATCTCGGCCAGCAGCACCGGGACGTGGTAGGCGCCAACGCGCCCGGATGGGAGAGTACGGACCGGGCTCACGCGCTTATTGGAGGCATGTTAGGGCGCGTCATGTTAGTGAGGTGCTGAGTGCACCGTCAAGCGACGCTGACGCGTTCAGAAATGTGCATTACCCGTACTTGCGCACGGATGTGATGGCTGGTGTTTTGTCCCGTTCGTGCGCGGGGAGAAAACGAACGGGCCCACCGTCGGAGCGACGGCGGGCCCGGGGTCCTGCAACGGCGGTGCTACTTACAAAATGCCTTGATCATCTGGTCGGCTGACGGATCGAGCTGCATGACGAAGCCCATGTACTGGCGCATCGCGTCGGGGGCAAAGGTACCACCCTTTGGCAGATTGATCTGCGCATCAACGAACAGGTTCTTCGCTTCCTTGGCCAGCGCGCAGCTCTTCTGCTCACTGGCGGCCGTCAGCTTGAGCTGACCGTACACGACACCGGCGGCACCGAGCAGGAACTGCGCCTGCGCCTTGACCGGTCCCTTGGACACGGAATCGGCGAAGGTGAGCGTCGAGATCATCGCGTCGAAGTCGGCCGGCAGCTTGCTAGCCTGCGCCTTCTTGAACTGATCGTTGCCGATCTGCACGAGCATCTGTCGAACGAGCGTGCTCGTATCACCGGCTGCGATCACGGCGCGAGCCGCCGGCACGACTTCTTCCGTACGGTTCAGATCCTTGAGCAGCGTGAGGCGCAGGAAGGCCCCGTTTTCCACGGCGACCTTGGCGGCCGTGGCCTTGTCCAACGCTTCGAGCGCCTGCTGGTTCTGGCCGGCCTTCTGGAGCGCCACGATCTGCGTGAACGTGAGTCCCGGCTCGCCGGGGAACTTGGCGAGACCCTTGGCGGCCATCTCCGCCGCCTTCTGGAACTGGCTGTCGGCCGCCATGGCCGCAGCCGAAAGCGAGAAGTAGGCGGTGTCGGCGAACGACGTGTCCAGCTTCACCAGCTCGTCACCCTGGGTAAACGCTTCCTTGTAGTCCTTCGTGGCCAGGAGGATGCGCCAGCGAAGACGCAACAGATCCGGGTCGCCCGGGTTCAGCATCACGGCCGTGTCGATAACCGGCTTGGCGAGGCGCGGATTAGCGACACTCGCGAGCTCTTCAACGACGTCCTTCTGCAGGCGCGGGTTCTTCGGGTCGGTCGAGAGCAGACGCGTGAGCGCCACCACGGCCGAGTCCTGCTGACCGAGCGCACGATACGACGAGGCGAGAATCGCGAGGCCTGGGCGGCTCTTCGGATCGATCGCGACGATTTCCTTGGCGATTGCGAGCTGCTCAGCGGCCGGCGCCTTCTGCGTGATCATCACATTCGCCATGCAGATGCGGGCGAGCGTGGCGCGCGGGTACAGCACGATGCCTTCCTTGGCCGCCGCGATCGCTGCGTCATACTTCTGATCGCGCGCCGAGTTGATGCACTTCTTTTCGGCGTCGAGCTGCTTGCGCGCTTCCTTGAGTTCCTTGGAGATCGCACCGGCGGCATCACCGACCGACTTCACGTCGTACGACCCGATCGGCTGTACCAGCGAGTTGTCGCGGGCGAGCACGAGATTGGCGTCGACCTTCACGCCGGTCGCCGTCTTGGTGACCGTGCCGGTGACGTACTCATCGGCACGAAGCAGCGTCGCGAGCGCACGCTGATCGTGCGCCTCGAGCGATTCGGTTATCGGAAATCCCGACGCTTCAAGCGTGGCATTGATGTCCGTCTTAGGCAGGACATACACCTGCTTGAACGGGAACTCGCTGTTCATGCGTGAGCGCACCGCGTCGGCGGCCTGCACTCCCAAGCCCTTCTCACCAGCCTTGAACACCGCCACCAGAACGCGCGTGGCGTTCGGGTCGGGGACGCGATTGTACTGAGCGGACGCAATCGACGGCACCGCGAGGGTACCAACGAGGGCGAGACCGATTCCGGCGAGCGCCTGGAAATGCCGTGACATCAATGTCGTAACCTCCGCACCGTGAGCCGTGGAGCCGGCGTAACGCCGGCATACTACAACCCGAGTGGCCGTGCGCGAGCCAGGCGGGTCTGGGGGGGAACAGCAGAACATGAAGAACAAGAACAAGCCTTGCAAGCATTCGGCCGAGGCCGACGCCCGTTTGGTACGCACATCACGTTCAGGGCGAGTCGCGCAACACTGAACGGTCGAGACGAGTGCAACGAGTGGGCGAAGAGGGACTCGAACCCCCGACATCCTGCGTGTAAGGCAGGCGCTCTAACCAACTGAGCTATTCGCCCGGTGTACATCAGCCCCACGTCGCCCGTTGAAAAACTACAACGAATACAGGGTGCAGTTCCCGCTTGAGGCACAACTTAACCGGATTGTCACGTTCGGCCGGGCAACGGTCCCACGCTTGGCCGTTGGTCGTTCCGCTTATCCCTTCAGAATCGCCAGCGGTACCAGAACCACGTAACCGAGCACGAGCAGGAGCGGGGCGATGGTCTCACCGCCACGGGCGAGGTCCACGTAGCCGACCACCAACGAGAGTGCGGCGGCGCCCCAGTACAGCAGGGCGCGGGAGCGGGGCTTGTCGATCGAAGTCATGGCGCAGGATACCGACAGACCAAGTGGCACGGCAAGGGCGGGTTCGGACCGGCCGCGCTTTTAGGATACCCCGGACACTCCCGTTGGTCCGGCCGCTCGTCCCACCGCATCATCGAGATCGGAGCCCGGTTCCAATGCGGGTTCGACTCCCGCGTCGAGCAGCGCCTGCAGCGCTGACGCTCGCGCCGCCTGCTCCTGGGCAAGATCCTGCGCCCGCATCGCCTCGAGCTTCCGGCGGTCACGACGGCGTTTGCTGACATACAGTGGGAGCAGAATCAGCCCAAAAAGCCCGAACACCGCGGAGACGTTGGTCACCAGCGAGAGCGCCCCATAACGGCTCCGCGTTCGCGTCTTCCAGTGCTTCTCGAACTGCTCACCCGTCATCCCGTAGGCCTGGCGAATGCCCTTCTCCATCGAGCCGGTCGATTTCCAGTAGCTGAAAAAATTGGCGAGTCCGTTCACCGGATCGAGCGCCTGCAGCTCGCTCACCACGCGATAGGCCATGGCGTAGCTCCAAGTCGCTTCGGAGGCGCCGGCGAAAAAGCCCTCCTCCAGCCGATCGAGCGAGGGCAACGTGCGCCACACCATCGTCAGCGACGTTTCAAAGGCTTCGTCGCGGGTCCACTCGCCGGCCGCCACACTGGCGTAGCCCTCGTCGAACCATCGGGGCGGCAGCCGGCCCATGCGCTCGTGCAGCGCGAGGTGGGCCAACTCATGGCGGAGCACCACGACCGGATCGCCAGCATCGCTTCCCGCCCGCCCGCCCTGCAT
This region of Gemmatimonas groenlandica genomic DNA includes:
- a CDS encoding penicillin-binding transpeptidase domain-containing protein, giving the protein MMFGPIRTEAADEPRLVPDHPGAPATVSRARTMIVHASLVLFAVAILARAVQLQIVEHDTWLRVADRQHVDQQTVKPLRGAITDATGAVLVESREQVKLNIAPREIRDVRRKNAKRGDPLLKTRAVLRSGLRALSVPEAQIRKALDTNQKWVSLPKLYLPSDVERLVGLPGVHVERVRRRINSASDNLRGVLGAVDADDAPVGGIELELDLLLRGQDGSRALVKDPKAGYVESPELSNVDALPGHTVTLTVNQALQEIAESELRMALQRTGGTGGDVVILDPRDGAILALAGVRDGRPASTSTPMALAYEPGSVMKPFLVSRLFDMGKATPNEIIDTENGSAMLPGRKRALTDEHKAAQMPVRDVIRFSSNIGTAKLALRLTPREEFEAMRDFGFGSLTGVPYPAESKGSLPLPARWSGSTQTAVSIGYEVLATPLQIALAYAAIANGGELLQPALVKEVHDAQGATIYKHERRVVRRVLTAKTAREMRGMLASVVDSGTGTSAELATYDVAGKSGTARRSENGRYLEGKYNATFAGMFPAQAPQYVLVARIIDPKGTYYGGIVSGSLVNGILQAALATRNSALDRNALAEVAKAMPVPVAKPKSEKALALAARDSARRDSLLAPPPPKAEPAPAAARVVVALPITAQKVAARNDDEPREIRPVPSVFGLDVRQATRTLYAAGFQVSIARGSDVRTRPAAGTMLRVGSTVQLEMPRMESAK
- the rsmH gene encoding 16S rRNA (cytosine(1402)-N(4))-methyltransferase RsmH, with translation MSPVRTLPSGRVGAYHVPVLLAEIEALLAGASTVLDCTLGGGGHTAALLERGMRVTGVDRDPRALAAARERLADFEGSGQFRALLTNYAALDTGGLSVDERFDGILLDLGVSSHQFDDLARGFTFREGAPLDMRMGTDAETDAGELLNTIDEVDLSALLRAYADEPRAARMAREIVRRRERRPFATADDLVDAIRAVLGPRSGAPDFARIFQAIRIAVNDELSGLEHALPMLRDRLTPGGVLAIISYHSGEDRLVKNAFRDWSTACICPPRQMICTCRGVPLGETLTRRPINATEEEVEGNPRARSARLRAWKLAL
- a CDS encoding tetratricopeptide repeat protein, producing MSRHFQALAGIGLALVGTLAVPSIASAQYNRVPDPNATRVLVAVFKAGEKGLGVQAADAVRSRMNSEFPFKQVYVLPKTDINATLEASGFPITESLEAHDQRALATLLRADEYVTGTVTKTATGVKVDANLVLARDNSLVQPIGSYDVKSVGDAAGAISKELKEARKQLDAEKKCINSARDQKYDAAIAAAKEGIVLYPRATLARICMANVMITQKAPAAEQLAIAKEIVAIDPKSRPGLAILASSYRALGQQDSAVVALTRLLSTDPKNPRLQKDVVEELASVANPRLAKPVIDTAVMLNPGDPDLLRLRWRILLATKDYKEAFTQGDELVKLDTSFADTAYFSLSAAAMAADSQFQKAAEMAAKGLAKFPGEPGLTFTQIVALQKAGQNQQALEALDKATAAKVAVENGAFLRLTLLKDLNRTEEVVPAARAVIAAGDTSTLVRQMLVQIGNDQFKKAQASKLPADFDAMISTLTFADSVSKGPVKAQAQFLLGAAGVVYGQLKLTAASEQKSCALAKEAKNLFVDAQINLPKGGTFAPDAMRQYMGFVMQLDPSADQMIKAFCK
- a CDS encoding peptidase MA family metallohydrolase, which encodes MSALTFALASGRALSAQTPNAPGVRLDAGRFTVVAEARDARLARTLLTSAQANDSFPGLPRPTSHVLIAVAPNAARFRQWVGPHAPEWGAAIAIPDEQRLVMQGGRAGSDAGDPVVVLRHELAHLALHERMGRLPPRWFDEGYASVAAGEWTRDEAFETSLTMVWRTLPSLDRLEEGFFAGASEATWSYAMAYRVVSELQALDPVNGLANFFSYWKSTGSMEKGIRQAYGMTGEQFEKHWKTRTRSRYGALSLVTNVSAVFGLFGLILLPLYVSKRRRDRRKLEAMRAQDLAQEQAARASALQALLDAGVEPALEPGSDLDDAVGRAAGPTGVSGVS